A single Corynebacterium stationis DNA region contains:
- a CDS encoding monovalent cation/H+ antiporter complex subunit F — protein MVLNIAIVVVALTVIPSAYRMLIGPTRADRVSAADALLFVLVALIALIGMKKGSGFTFDLVLVASVMGFLGAVSLSRALMRGER, from the coding sequence ATGGTTCTAAATATTGCAATCGTGGTGGTTGCGCTGACTGTCATTCCCTCTGCCTACCGTATGTTGATTGGTCCCACTCGCGCAGACCGTGTTTCCGCTGCCGATGCTCTGCTCTTCGTGCTAGTGGCCCTAATCGCATTGATTGGCATGAAGAAGGGCTCTGGTTTTACCTTCGACTTAGTCCTTGTCGCCTCGGTCATGGGCTTCTTAGGCGCGGTATCGCTCTCGCGTGCGCTGATGCGAGGTGAGCGCTAA
- a CDS encoding cation:proton antiporter yields MSALLVISDIFLVLGAFNFAVCAAGMLSFRDVYARISVLSTASGFGVTFLLIGAFLREPIWWNVLIGLAAIILLLGTSAIGSILISRAALLRRVEIVDCHFQEADPYFKDPEGLARELFMREDTQDRLS; encoded by the coding sequence ATGTCAGCCCTGTTGGTTATCTCAGATATCTTTCTGGTTCTCGGTGCCTTTAACTTTGCTGTCTGTGCAGCAGGCATGTTGAGCTTCCGTGATGTTTACGCACGTATTTCCGTGTTGTCGACAGCCTCTGGATTCGGTGTGACATTCTTGCTCATTGGTGCTTTCTTAAGGGAGCCAATCTGGTGGAATGTGCTCATAGGGCTGGCGGCTATTATCTTGTTATTGGGCACTTCTGCGATTGGTTCGATTTTGATTTCGCGTGCTGCATTGCTGCGCCGGGTAGAAATCGTAGACTGCCATTTCCAGGAAGCAGATCCTTATTTCAAGGACCCTGAAGGATTAGCGCGTGAGCTCTTTATGCGCGAAGATACGCAAGACAGATTGTCCTAA
- a CDS encoding ammonium transporter: MDSVIAASGDASWILMSASLVFLMTPALALFYGGISSRRSVMNIMMMSFGALGVVSVVYILWGWSMSYGTQSWGGVVANPVEMFGLKDQIIDSSGEFVEGANGYANVIDIGFQLTFAVISTALISGALAERVKFSTWLVFSGAWATLVYFPLAHMVWGGGLLSHTQNSLSAWLFGTEGGEAIVAPIDFAGGTVVHISAGTAALVLALVVGKRAGFPKHLSRPHNLPFTMLGAALLWFGWCGFNGGSAFAADGLAGLAWLNTAAAAAAAMLGWMLIETLRDKAATSLGAASGVVAGLVTITPAAGALTPMTSLILGFIGGILGCLGVGLKFKFGFDDSLDVVGVHLVAGLWGTIGVALFAREGGMLSDDYAYGFKLLIIQTLIAVVAMLFSAIVTYVIAVVLGKTLGWRIDKEAEANGIDLDQHRETAYDVVGTNNFAHAGGSMDKNAPVIPSRTDIKE; the protein is encoded by the coding sequence GTGGATAGCGTTATAGCAGCATCCGGCGATGCTTCGTGGATACTTATGTCGGCATCGTTGGTATTTTTGATGACTCCTGCGCTGGCATTGTTTTACGGCGGCATTTCTTCGCGGCGCAGCGTCATGAACATCATGATGATGAGCTTTGGAGCCTTAGGTGTTGTCTCAGTGGTTTATATCCTGTGGGGCTGGTCCATGTCTTATGGCACCCAGTCTTGGGGCGGGGTAGTAGCTAACCCTGTGGAGATGTTCGGCTTGAAGGATCAGATCATAGATTCATCTGGCGAGTTTGTAGAAGGGGCAAATGGCTACGCCAATGTCATCGACATCGGCTTTCAGCTCACGTTTGCAGTCATCTCCACTGCGCTGATTTCCGGTGCGCTGGCAGAGCGCGTGAAATTTTCTACGTGGCTAGTATTTTCCGGCGCCTGGGCAACCCTGGTGTACTTCCCGCTTGCGCACATGGTCTGGGGCGGCGGGTTGCTCTCCCACACGCAAAATTCCCTGTCCGCGTGGCTTTTTGGCACCGAAGGCGGGGAAGCGATAGTAGCGCCGATTGATTTCGCAGGCGGTACGGTCGTGCATATTTCCGCTGGTACTGCAGCACTCGTGCTTGCTTTGGTCGTCGGCAAGCGCGCGGGCTTTCCTAAGCACCTGTCGCGTCCTCATAACCTGCCGTTTACCATGTTGGGCGCAGCCCTGCTGTGGTTCGGGTGGTGCGGATTCAACGGCGGTTCCGCATTTGCTGCCGATGGACTTGCAGGGCTGGCATGGCTGAATACCGCTGCAGCGGCAGCAGCCGCCATGCTGGGCTGGATGCTCATTGAAACCCTGCGCGATAAAGCAGCCACATCTTTGGGCGCAGCTTCCGGTGTTGTGGCAGGTCTAGTTACCATCACCCCAGCTGCGGGCGCTCTAACCCCGATGACCTCGCTCATCTTAGGGTTTATCGGCGGAATCTTAGGTTGTTTAGGTGTGGGGCTGAAATTCAAGTTCGGCTTTGATGACTCCCTCGATGTCGTCGGCGTTCACCTGGTTGCTGGCCTATGGGGAACCATTGGCGTGGCCTTGTTCGCACGTGAAGGCGGCATGCTTAGCGATGACTACGCATATGGCTTTAAACTGCTCATCATTCAAACACTGATTGCGGTTGTAGCGATGCTCTTTTCCGCAATTGTCACCTACGTTATCGCAGTCGTACTGGGCAAAACCCTTGGTTGGCGCATCGACAAGGAAGCAGAAGCTAACGGCATCGATCTTGACCAACACCGCGAAACGGCCTACGACGTTGTCGGAACAAACAATTTTGCACACGCGGGCGGTAGTATGGATAAAAACGCACCTGTTATTCCATCCCGCACAGATATAAAGGAGTAA
- a CDS encoding P-II family nitrogen regulator, giving the protein MKLITAVLKPFTLPDVRAALEHVNVHGLTVTEAQGYGQQRGHNEVYRGAEYATDFVPKIKLEILVADDRVDEVANAIVEAAYTGKIGDGKLWVTPVEDVIRVRTGERGEEAV; this is encoded by the coding sequence ATGAAACTGATTACTGCAGTTCTCAAACCCTTCACTTTGCCGGATGTGCGTGCAGCTTTAGAACACGTAAACGTCCACGGACTGACGGTGACTGAGGCGCAAGGATATGGCCAACAGCGTGGACACAATGAGGTCTACCGCGGTGCAGAATACGCCACTGATTTCGTTCCTAAGATCAAGCTGGAAATTCTCGTGGCTGATGACCGCGTGGATGAGGTTGCAAATGCCATCGTCGAAGCGGCTTATACCGGCAAGATTGGTGACGGCAAGCTATGGGTAACTCCTGTTGAAGACGTCATCCGCGTGCGCACCGGTGAGCGCGGCGAAGAAGCTGTCTAG
- a CDS encoding [protein-PII] uridylyltransferase → MILEPHKIRAEAYSSARALIDDLVIPPNAALTATGSLARQEMTSYSDLDMVLIHAPGQQLEEEEVAALWYPIWDAKYHLDYAVRTPDECAAVAETDVAAALSQLDLTFLAGDKQLVDESRAKLYATWRVSLQKNFDRFIDSSIDRWRRAGPIASMTRPEIKNGRGGLRDLQLLRALALGNLCDVPELGAERDLLLDVRVLLHEHSRRHRDVLEPEFAAEIAEDLGFKDRYELSAALAKTSTTISNAVERGLSTARGLVSRRSVHRVRKPLDVDVVDEGGYITLARNANLNDPGLILRVAAATARTGNPVKNGVWQRLRDVPDLPARWPRTSADDFFTVLTSPQVIIEMDKFGLWERYVPEWNRIRGVLPRERNHSHTIDFHSVETVERCAQVRTTVGRPDLLLLGALFHDIGKGYGRPHEQVGAEMVTRMAQKLGLNLPDRMRVQTLVAEHTTLSKLAARMDPESDEARNAVLDAVHYDPLTLALLTVLTEADSKATGPGVWNHRKAAAVHELSLRGLRMLDTFVPARPRVYAPADIGLHTNWEDKQLTISWRGSYQREVVRPLAVVAALGWVVTQAAMVREEDGSYAAEFTVRALHERLERAADEARFVQAYKSGVYSTLPEIEKHPSTANWQVGGVFEVRTVDQRAVLGHVIGKLPNVKWLTMTSPGATMVVQAAMSETVSRAAVVRNVTEALSGG, encoded by the coding sequence GTGATTCTAGAACCACACAAAATTCGCGCCGAGGCTTATTCCTCAGCGCGTGCTTTGATCGATGACCTAGTTATCCCGCCGAATGCTGCTTTGACTGCCACTGGCTCTTTAGCGCGGCAGGAGATGACATCATATTCCGATCTGGACATGGTGCTCATTCATGCCCCCGGTCAACAGCTGGAGGAAGAGGAAGTCGCTGCACTGTGGTATCCCATTTGGGATGCGAAGTATCACCTTGATTATGCGGTGCGCACCCCTGATGAGTGTGCCGCCGTTGCGGAAACCGACGTTGCCGCTGCGCTGAGCCAGCTAGATCTGACCTTTTTGGCCGGTGATAAGCAGCTTGTCGATGAATCCCGCGCGAAGCTCTACGCCACCTGGCGGGTGTCTTTGCAAAAGAACTTCGATAGGTTCATTGATTCCTCGATTGATCGCTGGCGCAGGGCAGGGCCGATTGCCTCGATGACGCGCCCGGAGATCAAAAATGGGCGCGGAGGATTGCGCGACCTGCAGCTCTTGCGCGCGCTTGCCTTGGGAAATCTTTGCGATGTACCTGAGCTGGGCGCGGAACGTGACCTGTTATTGGATGTGCGCGTCTTATTGCACGAGCATTCTCGTCGGCATCGCGACGTGTTGGAACCAGAATTCGCCGCCGAAATCGCAGAAGATTTAGGTTTTAAAGACCGTTATGAGCTTTCTGCTGCCTTGGCGAAGACATCAACGACGATTAGCAATGCAGTCGAACGTGGCCTTTCCACAGCCCGCGGCTTGGTCTCGCGGCGCAGTGTGCACCGCGTGCGCAAACCGCTCGATGTCGATGTGGTTGATGAAGGCGGCTATATAACCCTTGCTCGCAATGCGAATCTCAATGATCCAGGCTTGATTTTGCGCGTCGCTGCGGCGACTGCACGCACGGGTAACCCCGTAAAAAACGGCGTGTGGCAGCGTCTGCGGGACGTGCCGGACTTGCCTGCGCGGTGGCCACGAACCTCAGCTGATGACTTCTTTACGGTACTAACCAGCCCGCAGGTCATTATCGAGATGGATAAGTTTGGTCTGTGGGAGCGCTACGTGCCCGAATGGAACCGCATCCGCGGGGTCTTGCCGCGTGAGCGCAATCATTCCCACACTATTGACTTTCACTCGGTTGAAACGGTGGAGCGGTGCGCGCAGGTACGCACGACAGTCGGTCGGCCAGATCTATTACTGCTGGGAGCGTTATTTCACGATATCGGCAAAGGCTATGGCCGCCCGCACGAGCAGGTCGGTGCAGAGATGGTCACCCGCATGGCACAAAAGCTGGGATTGAATCTTCCGGATCGCATGCGTGTGCAAACTCTCGTCGCAGAGCACACGACTTTGTCGAAGCTGGCTGCGCGCATGGACCCAGAATCAGATGAAGCCCGCAACGCCGTCCTCGATGCGGTGCACTATGACCCCCTAACGCTTGCGCTGCTCACGGTCTTAACTGAGGCCGATTCGAAGGCAACGGGCCCGGGGGTATGGAATCATCGAAAAGCTGCTGCTGTGCATGAGCTTTCTCTACGCGGGTTAAGAATGTTGGATACTTTCGTTCCCGCACGCCCGCGCGTCTATGCCCCGGCCGATATCGGATTGCACACCAACTGGGAAGACAAACAGCTAACGATTTCCTGGCGTGGTTCTTATCAACGCGAGGTTGTACGTCCCCTGGCTGTGGTTGCCGCGCTGGGGTGGGTAGTAACCCAAGCGGCTATGGTGCGCGAGGAAGACGGCTCCTATGCGGCCGAATTTACCGTTCGTGCCCTCCACGAAAGACTCGAGCGAGCCGCTGATGAGGCACGATTTGTACAGGCCTATAAATCTGGGGTCTATTCCACGCTGCCGGAGATTGAGAAGCATCCATCCACGGCCAACTGGCAAGTCGGTGGGGTATTTGAAGTCCGCACTGTGGATCAACGTGCGGTTTTAGGCCATGTGATTGGCAAATTGCCTAATGTAAAATGGTTGACGATGACCTCTCCCGGAGCCACCATGGTGGTGCAAGCAGCGATGTCTGAAACTGTTTCTCGCGCCGCGGTGGTCAGGAATGTGACCGAAGCGCTATCAGGCGGCTAA
- the ffh gene encoding signal recognition particle protein, giving the protein MFESLSDRLQTTLKNLRGKGKLTEADINATAREIRLALLEADVSLTVVRGFIKRIKERAVGAEVSEALNPAQQVIKIVNEELVSILGGETRRLQFAKNPPTVIMLAGLQGAGKTTLAGKLAKHLAGQGHTPMLVACDLQRPGAVQQLEIVGERAGVPTFAPDAGTSVDAHDHEMGTSTGDPVQVAQAGIEEAKRAQHDVVIIDTAGRLGIDETLMTQARNIRDAVNPDEVLFVIDSMIGQDAVSTAEAFRDGVDFTGVVLTKLDGDARGGAALSIREVTGKPIMFASTGEKLENFDVFHPERMASRILGMGDMLSLIEQAEATMDHQKAEDAARKLGSGELTLNDFLDQLLMVRKMGPIGNLLKMMPGGKQMSEMAEMVDEKHIDRIQAIIRGMTPEERENPKVLNASRRKRIALGSGVEVADVNQLIERFNEAKKMMTKMAGQFGMGGGARSATKKKPKGRKGKNGKRKKPKGPSRGGGMPGMPGMPGMPGGGGMPSMEELQKLQEQMGGGAAGGGFPGMGNKLPKGMENIDLNNLKFDK; this is encoded by the coding sequence GTGTTCGAGTCACTATCAGATCGCTTACAAACGACGCTGAAGAATCTGCGCGGTAAAGGCAAACTGACCGAAGCAGACATCAACGCCACCGCGCGCGAGATTCGTCTCGCGTTGCTGGAAGCCGACGTGTCTTTGACGGTCGTGCGCGGGTTCATCAAGCGTATTAAAGAACGTGCTGTTGGCGCAGAAGTTTCTGAGGCGCTGAACCCTGCTCAGCAAGTTATTAAAATTGTCAACGAAGAGCTGGTTTCAATCCTCGGTGGCGAAACCCGCCGTCTGCAATTTGCTAAGAACCCGCCGACGGTCATCATGCTTGCCGGCTTGCAGGGTGCGGGTAAAACCACTCTCGCCGGTAAATTAGCCAAGCACTTGGCAGGCCAGGGCCACACCCCGATGTTGGTGGCCTGTGACTTGCAGCGCCCAGGTGCAGTCCAGCAGCTTGAAATCGTTGGTGAGCGCGCAGGCGTTCCTACCTTCGCGCCTGATGCTGGCACCTCGGTTGATGCGCACGACCATGAGATGGGCACCTCGACCGGCGATCCAGTCCAGGTTGCACAAGCAGGTATCGAAGAAGCCAAGCGCGCGCAGCACGACGTGGTCATCATTGACACCGCTGGTCGCTTAGGCATTGATGAAACCCTGATGACGCAGGCGCGCAATATTCGCGATGCCGTCAATCCTGACGAAGTCCTCTTTGTCATTGACTCCATGATCGGTCAGGACGCGGTTTCTACCGCTGAGGCGTTCCGCGATGGCGTGGACTTTACCGGCGTGGTTCTAACCAAGCTTGATGGCGATGCCCGCGGTGGTGCCGCACTGTCGATTCGTGAAGTCACCGGCAAGCCAATCATGTTTGCCTCCACCGGTGAGAAGCTCGAAAACTTCGATGTTTTCCACCCTGAGCGCATGGCCAGCCGTATTCTCGGCATGGGTGACATGCTCAGCCTTATTGAGCAGGCTGAAGCCACCATGGACCACCAAAAGGCCGAGGATGCCGCGCGCAAGCTCGGTTCTGGTGAGCTCACTTTGAATGACTTCCTCGACCAGCTGCTGATGGTCCGCAAGATGGGCCCAATTGGCAACCTGCTCAAGATGATGCCAGGCGGCAAGCAGATGAGCGAGATGGCCGAGATGGTTGATGAGAAGCACATCGACCGCATCCAGGCGATCATCCGCGGTATGACACCAGAAGAGCGCGAAAACCCGAAGGTGCTGAACGCGTCGCGCCGCAAGCGTATCGCTTTAGGTTCTGGTGTTGAGGTCGCAGACGTTAACCAGCTCATCGAGCGCTTCAACGAAGCCAAGAAGATGATGACCAAGATGGCTGGCCAGTTCGGCATGGGTGGCGGTGCTCGCTCTGCGACGAAGAAGAAGCCAAAGGGCCGTAAGGGTAAAAACGGCAAGCGTAAAAAGCCTAAGGGCCCTAGCCGCGGCGGTGGAATGCCGGGCATGCCAGGTATGCCGGGTATGCCCGGTGGTGGCGGTATGCCTTCTATGGAAGAACTGCAGAAGCTGCAAGAGCAGATGGGTGGCGGCGCTGCTGGCGGCGGTTTCCCAGGAATGGGCAACAAGCTGCCCAAGGGCATGGAAAATATCGACTTGAACAATCTCAAGTTTGATAAGTAG
- a CDS encoding HNH endonuclease signature motif containing protein has product MNDIWQAFKLLTSHGIGFLRLFDELSPHDLSDEGIEVSLAKNYARLATELFSPCDSPRVQHDAIALAEERQLSANHLLMVNKHARKLKARGAAWKLRAELMALEGSLEEVEAYAKKRVTEEGGDKPKQRGVRVGRVTDGLRTISITDTQRKITDLEKTLDTAIKDDDQPRSEALLEPFWDLVEGGGTGLIKPEYRTVIAIGLNDFAKVSCGKGDEVIIGLSDGTTMTGAEFINAAMEGSLGDKLYVGLFHPTAGPVNLYETRFASDKLRTLAMAENLVCPWPDCNVPADRCQVHHIDAHKNGGHTKPSNLTMLCKHHNGVNDDDGPRKKRKGPSRGRMRRHRGKVRLHTPGGKLVGNTHDLSSMGAMDLI; this is encoded by the coding sequence ATGAACGATATATGGCAAGCATTCAAGCTTCTCACCAGCCACGGAATAGGCTTTTTGCGGCTTTTCGATGAGCTTTCACCCCACGACTTATCCGACGAAGGCATAGAAGTTTCCCTCGCCAAAAATTACGCCCGCCTCGCCACCGAACTTTTTAGTCCTTGCGACTCCCCGCGTGTCCAGCACGACGCTATCGCCCTCGCCGAAGAGCGACAGCTCAGCGCCAATCACTTACTAATGGTCAACAAACACGCCAGAAAGTTAAAAGCTCGCGGCGCGGCCTGGAAACTACGCGCAGAACTCATGGCCCTTGAAGGCTCTTTAGAAGAAGTCGAAGCCTACGCCAAAAAGCGCGTCACCGAAGAAGGCGGCGACAAACCCAAACAACGCGGCGTACGCGTCGGCCGCGTCACCGATGGCCTACGGACTATCAGTATCACCGATACCCAACGGAAAATCACCGACTTAGAAAAGACCCTCGATACTGCCATCAAGGATGATGACCAGCCACGCTCAGAAGCACTTCTGGAGCCATTCTGGGATTTAGTCGAAGGAGGCGGCACCGGGCTTATCAAGCCGGAATACCGCACCGTCATCGCTATCGGGCTTAACGATTTCGCTAAAGTCTCCTGTGGCAAGGGCGACGAAGTCATCATCGGACTATCTGATGGAACGACCATGACCGGCGCCGAATTCATCAACGCCGCAATGGAAGGCAGCTTGGGTGACAAGCTTTATGTCGGGCTCTTCCATCCCACCGCCGGACCAGTGAATCTCTACGAGACCCGCTTCGCGTCAGACAAGCTGCGGACTTTAGCCATGGCGGAGAATCTCGTCTGTCCGTGGCCAGACTGCAACGTGCCTGCCGATAGGTGCCAGGTCCACCACATTGATGCGCATAAGAATGGCGGTCATACAAAGCCCTCGAACCTGACGATGCTGTGTAAGCACCACAACGGCGTCAATGATGATGACGGCCCGCGCAAGAAGCGAAAAGGCCCAAGTCGCGGCAGGATGCGCCGCCACCGCGGCAAAGTCCGCCTGCACACCCCAGGCGGCAAACTGGTGGGCAACACGCACGACCTGAGCAGCATGGGGGCAATGGACCTCATCTAA
- a CDS encoding acyltransferase family protein produces the protein MSTDAVRNFRYRYDLDGLRGIAIALVVFYHVFVGRVSGGVDVFLLLSGYFFLGSQLRYAAKPNASLNPWWPIWRTLRRLLPSLVLVIGATALLVYFVTPQLMRTEFAQQITATLLYFQNWELAAQDADYAAASADTSPLQHMWSMAVQGQFYLMGIIFALALAVITRIPNKGGLRESRFPTVQQIAGPILIIITIVSFAYASRHGLYGTGENYYSTWSRAWELTLGAVLAIYGSKIKVSEFLGNIMTVVGLIALFFTGALIADSTAYPGPLSLLPLGGAVLIIVGGGSGGRISGLMASKFSRWLGDIAYALYLWHWPLLILSTAALNLATPPWWLGISIIAFSLVLADLTHRFVERPLRQHGKRPLADDMPVNRALATMKHRAGKMRVLGGGVVAVCMVALLMVQPVWNRTVSNLKDDTLDPVSYPGVMAHFGADVPKVDSVQPDPMLVGGIMPPTSTLHCFIGQDAPGDAFFDVDVNGDPCIFGDPDADFTVYLVGGSHAEQWVSGLDKLGKRMGYKLVPLLRQDCPIEIGDTSGVTPACAEWGALAMERIREAQPDLVISNTTRPQGEHGHGPDMVPAGYVGFWEELQKANIPFLGLRDNPWGFDENLMAREFDECYVATEDPIGCGMARERVYTPEDPSAPILANFQNMVAVDTSDWFCDAEWCPTVIGNTVVYRDMHHITNAFADSAMPLFEDYISAIMAGQPIPEPREPSFTRAPVAPEDETLPGNEYPGQPDPVEQLPGEEQPPVYQDAPPAEVPPVEAPIEQAPVEEAPVEELPEGAVPYEPGLGETLPDAAL, from the coding sequence ATGAGCACTGACGCAGTTCGAAACTTCCGTTATCGCTATGACCTAGACGGACTTCGCGGAATTGCGATTGCCCTAGTGGTCTTTTATCACGTCTTCGTCGGCCGAGTATCTGGCGGCGTGGACGTCTTCCTGCTTCTATCGGGTTACTTCTTCTTAGGCTCGCAGCTGCGGTATGCAGCTAAGCCTAATGCTTCCTTGAACCCATGGTGGCCAATTTGGCGTACCTTGCGACGACTCCTGCCGAGCTTGGTGCTGGTCATTGGCGCCACAGCCCTTTTGGTGTACTTTGTAACCCCGCAGTTGATGCGCACGGAGTTTGCACAGCAGATCACCGCTACGCTGCTTTACTTCCAGAACTGGGAATTGGCAGCGCAAGACGCTGATTATGCTGCAGCTTCTGCGGACACTTCCCCACTGCAACACATGTGGTCAATGGCTGTGCAGGGGCAGTTCTACCTCATGGGCATCATCTTCGCCCTAGCTCTAGCAGTAATTACGCGTATCCCGAATAAAGGTGGTCTGCGCGAATCGCGCTTTCCCACCGTGCAGCAGATCGCTGGACCAATCCTTATCATCATCACGATTGTGTCTTTTGCCTATGCTTCTCGCCATGGGCTTTATGGCACCGGTGAAAACTACTACTCCACCTGGTCACGTGCATGGGAGCTGACCCTGGGCGCGGTCTTGGCTATTTATGGCTCCAAGATCAAGGTCTCTGAATTCCTCGGCAATATCATGACCGTCGTTGGTCTTATTGCCCTGTTTTTCACCGGCGCTCTCATTGCTGATTCCACTGCGTACCCAGGTCCACTGTCGCTGCTGCCGCTCGGTGGCGCGGTACTTATCATCGTCGGCGGCGGCTCCGGCGGCCGCATCTCTGGGCTTATGGCCTCGAAGTTTTCCCGCTGGCTTGGCGATATCGCCTATGCGCTCTACCTGTGGCACTGGCCATTGCTAATTTTGTCGACTGCAGCCCTGAACCTTGCGACCCCTCCATGGTGGCTGGGCATCAGCATCATCGCGTTCTCGCTGGTGCTGGCTGATCTCACCCACCGGTTTGTTGAGCGCCCACTGCGCCAGCACGGAAAGCGTCCTTTGGCAGATGACATGCCAGTCAACCGCGCTTTGGCGACGATGAAGCACCGCGCTGGCAAAATGCGAGTTCTTGGCGGTGGCGTCGTAGCTGTCTGCATGGTGGCTCTACTTATGGTCCAGCCAGTGTGGAACCGCACTGTTTCGAATCTCAAAGACGATACCTTGGATCCAGTCTCCTACCCTGGTGTCATGGCGCATTTCGGAGCCGATGTGCCGAAGGTTGATTCTGTACAACCCGATCCGATGCTAGTGGGCGGAATTATGCCACCAACTTCCACCTTGCACTGCTTTATTGGTCAGGATGCGCCGGGCGATGCCTTCTTCGATGTCGACGTCAACGGTGATCCATGTATTTTCGGTGACCCGGATGCTGATTTCACCGTTTATTTAGTCGGTGGCTCCCACGCTGAGCAGTGGGTGTCAGGGCTCGACAAGCTGGGCAAGCGTATGGGCTACAAGCTAGTTCCACTGCTGCGCCAAGATTGCCCGATCGAAATCGGAGACACCTCGGGTGTTACTCCAGCCTGTGCCGAGTGGGGCGCCCTAGCTATGGAGAGGATTCGAGAAGCACAACCTGACCTCGTTATATCTAATACCACTAGACCTCAAGGCGAGCATGGCCACGGCCCAGATATGGTGCCGGCAGGCTACGTGGGCTTTTGGGAAGAGCTGCAGAAAGCGAATATCCCCTTCTTGGGCCTACGCGATAACCCATGGGGCTTTGATGAAAACCTGATGGCACGTGAGTTTGATGAGTGCTACGTGGCCACCGAAGACCCAATCGGCTGTGGCATGGCGCGCGAGCGCGTATACACCCCTGAGGATCCGTCAGCGCCTATCTTGGCGAATTTCCAGAACATGGTTGCGGTAGATACCTCGGATTGGTTCTGCGATGCTGAATGGTGCCCCACCGTTATCGGTAACACCGTGGTCTATCGCGACATGCACCACATCACGAATGCATTTGCTGATTCGGCGATGCCTCTCTTTGAGGACTACATCTCAGCCATCATGGCCGGCCAGCCCATCCCGGAGCCTCGCGAGCCAAGCTTTACCCGCGCTCCGGTAGCACCCGAAGATGAAACCTTGCCTGGAAATGAATACCCCGGTCAGCCGGATCCCGTCGAACAACTACCCGGCGAAGAACAACCACCGGTCTACCAAGACGCACCGCCTGCAGAGGTTCCTCCTGTGGAAGCTCCCATCGAACAAGCACCCGTAGAAGAAGCCCCTGTAGAAGAATTACCTGAAGGTGCTGTCCCCTATGAGCCCGGCTTAGGTGAAACACTTCCTGATGCCGCGCTGTAA
- the rpsP gene encoding 30S ribosomal protein S16 has translation MAAKIKLQRIGKVRNAQYRIIVADARTRRSGRAIENLGIYQPKEEPSVIQIDSERAQYWIGVGAQPTEPVLALLKITGDWQKAKGLPGAEGTLKVAEEKPSKLELFNAALAEANNGPSVEAVSAKRAKAKEEKEAKAAAELAAEEAAKAAEEESAE, from the coding sequence ATGGCTGCAAAGATCAAGCTTCAGCGTATCGGTAAGGTACGCAACGCACAGTACCGCATCATCGTTGCTGACGCTCGTACCCGTCGTTCCGGCCGCGCAATCGAAAACCTGGGCATCTACCAGCCAAAGGAAGAGCCATCTGTAATCCAGATCGACTCCGAGCGTGCACAGTACTGGATTGGCGTTGGCGCACAGCCAACCGAGCCAGTTCTCGCGCTGCTGAAGATCACCGGTGACTGGCAGAAGGCCAAGGGCCTGCCAGGTGCTGAAGGCACCCTGAAGGTTGCAGAAGAGAAGCCATCCAAGCTGGAGCTCTTCAACGCTGCTTTGGCTGAGGCTAACAACGGCCCATCCGTTGAGGCTGTTTCTGCAAAGCGTGCAAAGGCAAAGGAAGAGAAGGAAGCTAAGGCTGCTGCTGAACTGGCTGCAGAGGAAGCTGCTAAGGCTGCAGAAGAAGAATCTGCAGAGTAA
- the rimM gene encoding ribosome maturation factor RimM (Essential for efficient processing of 16S rRNA): MELLIGRVIKSHGIKGEVSVEVTSDSPEERFYPGAVLNGKQGTKAHELTISTVRVHKGRLLITFEEIADRTAADSLRGVKFFAQPLEDEDDDGFYDHELEGLKLVLDSEVIGEVTGITHGPVQSLLEAKLDNGKEALIPFVEEIVPEVDLEEGTCTITPPEGLLDL; encoded by the coding sequence ATGGAATTATTGATTGGCCGCGTCATCAAGTCGCACGGTATCAAAGGCGAAGTGTCCGTCGAGGTGACCTCGGACAGCCCAGAGGAGCGCTTCTACCCAGGTGCGGTACTCAACGGCAAGCAAGGCACTAAAGCGCACGAACTAACTATTTCTACCGTGCGCGTACATAAAGGACGCCTGCTGATTACTTTTGAAGAAATCGCAGATCGCACAGCTGCGGATTCCCTGCGCGGAGTGAAATTCTTCGCGCAGCCTCTAGAAGACGAGGATGACGACGGCTTTTATGACCACGAGCTAGAGGGACTTAAACTTGTCCTCGACAGCGAAGTCATTGGTGAAGTCACCGGTATTACCCATGGTCCGGTGCAATCGCTTTTGGAAGCGAAGCTGGACAACGGTAAAGAAGCACTCATCCCATTCGTCGAGGAGATCGTTCCAGAAGTCGATCTGGAAGAAGGCACATGCACGATTACGCCACCGGAAGGGCTTTTAGACCTGTGA